One window of the Devosia sp. 2618 genome contains the following:
- a CDS encoding hemolysin family protein gives MTAVSVWDVVGIVAVLLLVAANGFFVAAEFSLVAVRRSRVTQLVQDGVASAKPLQHAVESLDSHLAATQLGITLSSLALGWVGEPALAHLIEPALVQLLGEYATAASHVTAVVIAFIIITILHIVVGELAPKSLALQRSESTALAIVRPLNWFLIVFRPAISVLNGMGNLLLRVIGLKPTTGEEGVHSTEEIKLLVAESYRAGLVDANQQEAVARIFDIGNHKVASIMTPRHEVDWVDITASDEDIRAALQASHHRQLIVAEGVVDEPMGVISKKDLLDQLLAGGELDVRAVLNEPLYVLDTASVFAVLEQFKSQPVRIALAVDEYGQVEGIVTQSDLLNALAGDLADEDDPADKIGDKDGVLRVDGSYPVAALLDRLGVEDGPRNYHTAAGLVLNELKRLPKVGERFPFHEFEVEVVAMERHRVVSIAIHTQPQAEQ, from the coding sequence GTGACTGCGGTCAGCGTTTGGGATGTCGTGGGTATTGTTGCCGTTCTGCTTCTGGTTGCAGCAAACGGGTTCTTCGTAGCGGCAGAGTTTTCCCTGGTGGCCGTGCGGCGCAGCCGCGTTACCCAACTGGTGCAGGATGGTGTGGCGAGCGCCAAGCCACTGCAGCACGCTGTCGAATCACTCGATTCGCATCTGGCGGCGACCCAGCTTGGCATCACCTTGTCATCGCTTGCTTTGGGCTGGGTGGGTGAGCCGGCGCTGGCGCATCTGATCGAACCGGCACTGGTGCAATTGCTGGGCGAATACGCCACGGCGGCCTCGCATGTGACCGCCGTGGTCATCGCCTTTATCATCATCACCATCCTCCACATCGTCGTGGGTGAACTCGCGCCCAAGAGCCTGGCGCTGCAGCGCAGCGAAAGCACGGCGCTGGCCATCGTGCGGCCGCTCAACTGGTTTTTGATCGTGTTCCGCCCCGCCATCAGCGTGCTCAATGGCATGGGTAACCTGCTGCTGCGCGTCATCGGCCTCAAGCCAACGACGGGCGAGGAAGGCGTGCATTCGACCGAGGAGATCAAGCTGCTGGTGGCCGAGAGCTATCGCGCGGGTCTGGTCGATGCCAACCAGCAGGAAGCAGTGGCGCGCATTTTCGATATCGGCAACCACAAGGTCGCCTCGATCATGACGCCGCGCCACGAGGTGGACTGGGTCGACATCACCGCCAGCGACGAAGACATCCGCGCCGCGCTACAGGCCAGCCACCACCGCCAGTTGATCGTCGCGGAAGGCGTGGTCGATGAGCCGATGGGCGTCATTTCCAAAAAAGACCTGCTCGACCAGTTGCTGGCCGGCGGCGAACTCGACGTACGCGCGGTGCTCAACGAGCCCCTTTATGTGCTCGATACGGCATCGGTGTTTGCCGTGCTGGAACAGTTCAAATCGCAGCCGGTGCGCATTGCGCTGGCGGTGGACGAATATGGTCAGGTCGAGGGCATCGTGACCCAGAGCGATCTGCTCAATGCGCTGGCTGGCGACCTCGCCGACGAAGACGATCCGGCTGACAAGATCGGCGATAAGGATGGCGTGTTGCGCGTCGATGGCAGCTATCCGGTGGCGGCGCTGCTCGACCGGCTGGGCGTCGAGGATGGGCCGCGCAATTATCACACGGCGGCGGGGCTGGTGCTCAATGAGCTTAAGCGCCTGCCCAAGGTGGGCGAACGCTTCCCGTTTCATGAGTTTGAGGTGGAAGTGGTTGCGATGGAGCGCCATCGCGTGGTGTCGATTGCCATTCACACCCAGCCACAGGCGGAGCAATAG
- a CDS encoding rhodanese-related sulfurtransferase translates to MNANLPQTQLPYKVMAIYKFADLPDAEAIQPVLAKFCCSHEIKGTLILAPEGINGTVAGTAAAIDALADFLFAGELFAGRLAGAELKYSGASDMPFLRMKVRLKPEIVTLRAPEANPAKTVGTYVEPEDWNGLIERNDVVLVDTRNDYEVGLGTFQRALDPATKTFTEFKDYVAENLDPARDKKVAMFCTGGIRCEKASSYLLSQGFEEVFHLKGGILKYLEVVPETESRFAGECFVFDERVSVGHGLVEGDATLCRACRHPLTATDRESVDYVEGVSCPHCVGETAKHAAAAERHKQMELAKARGAAHLGDDAARIAKQRKSDKRAEAEASRERNLRDAS, encoded by the coding sequence ATGAACGCCAATCTGCCCCAGACCCAGCTGCCATACAAGGTGATGGCCATCTATAAATTTGCCGACCTGCCGGACGCGGAAGCGATCCAGCCGGTGCTGGCCAAATTCTGTTGTAGCCATGAGATCAAGGGTACGCTGATCCTGGCGCCCGAGGGCATCAATGGCACGGTGGCGGGCACGGCAGCAGCAATCGATGCGCTGGCAGACTTCCTGTTTGCGGGGGAACTGTTTGCCGGGCGGCTGGCGGGCGCGGAGCTGAAATATTCGGGCGCCAGCGACATGCCGTTCCTGCGCATGAAGGTGCGGCTCAAGCCCGAAATCGTGACGCTGCGCGCGCCCGAAGCCAATCCGGCCAAAACCGTGGGCACCTATGTTGAGCCCGAGGACTGGAACGGGCTGATCGAGCGCAATGACGTGGTGCTGGTCGATACGCGCAATGACTATGAGGTCGGGCTGGGCACATTTCAGCGGGCGCTTGATCCGGCGACCAAGACCTTCACCGAATTCAAGGACTATGTCGCCGAGAACCTTGATCCGGCGCGCGACAAGAAGGTGGCGATGTTCTGCACCGGTGGCATCCGGTGCGAAAAGGCATCGAGCTACCTGCTGAGCCAGGGCTTTGAGGAAGTGTTTCACCTCAAGGGCGGCATTTTGAAGTATCTCGAGGTGGTGCCGGAGACCGAGAGCCGGTTTGCCGGGGAATGTTTTGTGTTCGACGAGCGCGTTTCGGTTGGCCATGGGCTGGTCGAGGGCGATGCCACCTTGTGCCGCGCCTGCCGGCATCCACTGACGGCGACCGATCGCGAAAGCGTCGACTATGTCGAAGGCGTTTCGTGCCCCCATTGCGTGGGCGAAACGGCAAAGCACGCGGCAGCGGCCGAACGGCACAAGCAGATGGAACTGGCCAAGGCACGCGGCGCGGCGCATCTGGGTGACGATGCGGCACGCATTGCCAAGCAGCGCAAGAGCGACAAGCGAGCGGAAGCCGAAGCCTCGCGCGAGCGCAATCTGCGGGACGCCAGCTAA
- a CDS encoding LysR family transcriptional regulator — protein sequence MDLDQLRTFDRIVREQSFTRAAAYLNITQATASMRIRALESLLGVTLFQRGRTVTLTDQGMTFLPFARRVIGTLQEAREALRRVERGRIAIASLRSLVSPLITEALLRFQEKYPGVDVVVNEGRQAQIAAMLHERDVEMGILCWPNLDPLVVDLIPLVIMRERVPLVVSPEIAAQLSSQPSIEEVLALVPRVISLRWWQAEPETATALVRMAGTSVELPTGPGRRLAIKGQGVGFFVNSAIADDVKAGRLVEIAPVGFEALHRDTAMVVRSTAALEREMLADFVSEIARECESVGVILESRL from the coding sequence ATGGATCTCGACCAGCTCCGCACCTTTGACCGCATCGTGCGGGAACAGAGTTTTACCCGCGCGGCCGCCTATCTCAACATTACGCAAGCCACCGCCTCGATGCGGATCAGGGCGCTGGAAAGCCTGCTCGGCGTGACGCTGTTTCAGCGCGGGCGCACGGTGACGCTGACCGATCAGGGCATGACGTTTTTGCCCTTTGCGCGCCGCGTGATCGGCACGTTGCAGGAGGCGCGCGAGGCGCTGCGCCGAGTCGAGCGCGGGCGGATCGCCATTGCCTCGCTGCGCAGTCTGGTGTCGCCGCTGATCACCGAGGCGCTGCTGCGGTTTCAGGAGAAATATCCGGGCGTCGACGTGGTGGTGAACGAGGGGCGGCAGGCCCAGATCGCAGCCATGCTGCATGAGCGCGACGTGGAAATGGGCATTTTGTGCTGGCCCAATCTTGATCCGCTGGTGGTGGACCTCATTCCACTGGTGATCATGCGTGAGCGCGTGCCGCTGGTGGTGTCGCCCGAGATCGCCGCGCAATTGTCGAGCCAGCCGAGCATTGAAGAGGTGCTGGCGCTGGTGCCGCGCGTGATTTCGCTGCGCTGGTGGCAGGCCGAACCGGAAACGGCGACGGCGCTGGTGCGGATGGCAGGCACGAGCGTCGAACTGCCGACCGGTCCGGGGCGACGGCTGGCCATCAAGGGGCAAGGGGTTGGGTTTTTCGTCAACTCGGCGATTGCCGATGACGTCAAGGCCGGGCGGCTGGTGGAGATTGCGCCGGTAGGGTTCGAGGCGCTGCACCGCGACACGGCCATGGTGGTGCGATCGACGGCAGCGCTGGAGCGGGAAATGCTGGCCGATTTTGTGAGCGAGATCGCGCGGGAATGCGAGAGCGTCGGGGTGATCTTGGAGAGCAGGTTGTAG